AAAATGCGCGTCCCGATCGGGTTCTTCTTCTCGTCAATTAGAACGCAGCTATTTGTATCAAAACGTAAAACTGTTCCATCTTCACGTGTGATATCTGCAGTTGTTCTAACGATGACTGCTTTCACTACATCGCCTTTTTTTACGCTTGCACCTGGTTCCACTTCTTGAACTGAACAAACAATAATGTCACCAACACTTGCATAACGTCTTTTAGATCCACCGAGAACTTTAAAGCATTTTACACGCTTAGCTCCTGAGTTGTCAGCTACTTTAAGTTTGGTTTCTTGTTGAATCATAATTAAATTAACTCCGAACTTTACCGTATTTGCTACACTTTAAGCAGCACTATAATTTTAATGACGTTCAGGCTTTATTAGGTAATCCGCTTAAAGCCAGTGGATACGAACGATTAGGCAACCACTCTCCATCTTTTTAACTTTGAGAGGGGCCGTGTTTCTTCAATTGTTACTTGTTCACCCACTTGTAATGGTCTTAATTCATTGTGTGCATAGTATTTTTTGTTGCGCGTCACCACTTTCCCATAACGAGGATGTGGATAGGTACGGCTAACTTGCACTACAACGGTTTTTTCCATCTTATTAGATAGAACTGTCCCTTTTTTAACTTTTCGCTTTGATTGATTTTCTTGCATTACGTCCTCACACAGCATGCGACTGTTCTTGCAATGTTTTAGCATGAATCACAGTATGAAGCCGTGCGATATCCTTTTTAAGAGAAGGAATACGATGAGGCTTCTCAAGTTTTTTTGTATTTTTTTTTGCAACTACTAGAGCATACAGTTCTTTTTGTTTGTCACTTAAAGAAGCTTGAAGTTCATCTAGCGATTGATTAATTAGTTCACGAGCTTTAGACATTTTACTAACCTCACACTTGTTCTACACGCTCGACGAATCGAGTTTTAATTCCAAGCTTAGCCGCTGCGCGTCTAAGAGCGTTTTGCGCTAAAACTTTTGGTACGTTGCCCACTTCGAATAAAATACGCCCCGGTTTAACAACTGCTACCCAATGGTCTACAGCGCCTTTTCCTTTACCCATACGCACTTCGGCTGGTTTTTTTGTTACGGGTTTGTCTGGGAAAATACGTATCCACACTTTTCCACGTCGCTGAAAGTAGCGATTAATGGCTACACGGCAGGCTTCAATCTGTTGAGCGGTTACCCAGGCTCTTTCTAAAACTTGAATGCCGAATTCACCAAAGTGAACAAAGCATCCGCCTTTGCTGATTCCAGAAAAATGCCCTTTTTGAAGCTTTCGAAATTTTGTTCGTTTAGGCATCAATGCCATGACCCTAATCCTCCTTACTCAGTTGGCTGTCTAGTTGGTTGTGTGTCTTCGCCTCGGTAGATCCAAACCTTGACGCCAATGCTTCCATAGGTTGTCTCAGCACGGCCGTAAGCAAAATCAATATCTGCTCTTAAGGTATGGAGCGGAGTGCTGCCCTCTTTGTACCATTCAGTTCGTGCGATTTCAGCTCCACCCAAGCGACCAGAAACTTGCACTTTAATTCCGAGAGCGCCTGCATCGATAGCAGATTGCATGGCTTTTTTCATAGCGCGTCTGAATGCAATTCGTCGCTCAAGCTGTTTTGCAATTCCATCAGCTACAATTTTGGCATCTAAATCAGGGCGTTTGATCTCTTCTACTTCAATCCAAACTTCTTTTCCGGTAAGCTTAAATAATTCGGTTTTAAGAGTGTCAATTTCTGCCCCTTTTTTCCCGATTACAAGGCCTGGGCGTGCGGTGCAAATGGTGATTTCGATTTTATCACTCATGCGGCAAATGCGGATCTGAGAGGTTCCTACACAAGCCGGCTTTTTCATCAAATATTCGCGAATCCGATGATCCTCGATCACATGGCTACCAAATTCAAGCTTGTTTGCAAACCACTTCGAACGCCATTTACGATTGCGTATTAAGCGAAGTCCAATTGGATTGGCTTTTTGTCCCATAAGAATACTCCTTATTCTGCGCTAACAACAACGGTGAAATGGCTAGTTCGCTTCATGATTGGATGACGGCCACCACGGTTCTTAGGTTTCGCACGTTTAATTATTGGCCCTGCGTCGATTCGCACTTCTGCAACTTTCAGTTGTTCCCGTCGAAGATCATGTTGCGATTCTGCGTTCGCCACAGCACTATCGAGCGTTTTTTTCAAGAGCCTACCTGCCCTCAATCCACTGAATTGGAGTTGAACTAACGCATCAGGTACAGATTTTCCGCGGATAAGCCCTGCAGCAAGACGAGCTTTGCGTGGACTTATTCGAATATATTTACTTAGCGCTTTTGCATAATTCATTGAAACAACCCTTATTTCTTAATTGGATGCCCCTTAAATAGGCGTGTTGGTGAAAACTCTCCTAAGCGGTGTCCTACCATATTTTCAGATACAAACACTGAAATGAATTTACGCCCATTGTGAACTTCAAATGTATGTCCAATCATTTCTGGAACGATCATTGAGCTTCTTGACCAAGTTTTAATGGACTTCTTAGTTCCAGCTTTATTTTGATCATCGACTTTCTTCTTTAAATGGTGAGCCACAAAGGGGCCCTTTTTTAAGGATCTAGCCATATTTACTTTTTCCTTCGATCTTTAACAATGAACTTATTCGATTTTTTCAAGGATCGTGTTCGGAGCCCACGTGTGCATTGCGCCCAAGGAGTTTGAGGAATATTTCCTTTGTGCTTTCCTTCACCGCCACCGTGAGGGTGATCGACTGGGTTCATTGCGGTACCGCGAACTGTTGGTCGGATTCCCTGCCAACGTTTACGACCAGCTTTTCCCTCTACGCGAAGATTGTGCTCAGAATTGGAAACCGCTCCAAAAGTTGCTCGGCATTTTTCATTAAACATACGCACTTCACCAGAAGGCATTCTAACAGTTACATAGCCACCGCTACGCGCCATTAACTGTGCAGACAGTCCAGCTGACCGAACAAGTTTTCCACCTTTTCCCGGAATCATTTCAATATTATGAATAATGGAGCCCAGAGGCATAGCCATCATTCGCATGCAGTTTCCTGTGCGGAAAGGTGCTTGGTCACTTGTTTGAACCTTATCCCCTTTCTTCAATCCTTCGGGAGCAATCACGTAGCGTTTTTCCCCATCTGCATAATGCAAGAGCGCAATGTATGCGGAACGGTTTGGATCGTATTCAACTGAATTGACAACAGCTGGAATATTTTCTTTATCTCGCTTGAAATCAACTAAACGATATTGACGCTTGTGTCCTCCACCTTTATGACGGCAAGTGATATGGCCATTATTGTTTCTTCCATTTGTCCGTTTTTTTGGGGACAATAATGATTTCTCAGGCTTTACCGTTGCTTTTGAGTAATCGTTTGCACGTGTAAGCTTTTCATTTAATGGCAACACAAGCTGCCGTGTGCCTGGAGTGATTGGTCGATATTTTTTTAACATCTGCTCATGAATCCTTTTTTGTGAAGCTCTTCAGCTGGCTTCCGTCACGTCCCATGGAATTATACGTTATCTAAATTGTCGCCAGCTTCAAGCGTAACCACCGCTTTTTTAAAGCCTGGTTTATTTCCCATACGACCACGCACACGTCTTGCCTTTGGCTTAACATTAATCGTGTTCACTGCGACAACTTTGATATTTTTTTCGCTATAAATCTCTTCAACCGCTCGAGCGATTTCTTGCTTATTCGCCTTTCGATCTACAATGAATACATATTTAGGCGATTCACATGCCGCTAGCGAGCGGTTACTTGTAGCGTTTTTTAACCCTTGAAGCATGACTGACTTTTCTGTTACATGCGGACCTTTTACCACATGATAGGGATTTTTATTCGCCATGATTTTTTTTCCTTCATCCTGGTAGTTTCTTAAGTTAGCAAAGCCATTCTTTCAACTGTTCGAGCGCAGACGCCCCCACAATCATGTTTTTTGCTACAATTACATCATATCCACTAACATGAGACGTTAAAGCAAACTCAACCTTTTGCAGATTGCGAATGCTTTTAATAAAGTTGTCATGTTGTTCGCAACGCACACTAACTTTTTTGCTGTCATTCTCATCGCCAACTTGAACGAAGTTTCCTTCCCCGATAAACAATGTTCTTCCGTTAATTCCCTGTTTTTCAAGAAACTGAGCGACATGTTTTGTTTGGGGTTCTTCCATGTGGAAATCTTGCACAATGGTTAAGGCGTTATTGCGAATTTTCTCGCCGATCAAGAAACGAATAACCGCTTTTCGTTCTTTTTTGTTAATGCGTACATGCTGATCAAATTTTGGTTTTGGACCAAACACTCGACCACCACCCCGATATTGAGGAGCTACGAGCGAGCCTTGGCGAGCCCGTCCTCCACCCTTCTGTGGATGAGGTTTTTTTGTCGAATGCTTAACTTCTGAACGCCCTTTTGTATTAGCGGACCATTGCCTTGCATTTGCTCTAAGAGCAGTAATATAATCTTTTACGACTTGAGAATTAATTTGGGCTTCAGCAAAAGCGCTATCAACCTCTAATTCCCCAACTTCATTGCCTTTAATATCAAAAACTTTTAATAAAGCCACGATCTAATTCTCCAAGCTAATTATTTCGCACTGCGCTTTTTTCTTGCTTTTCTTAGAAAAAGCAAGCTGTCATAAGCCCCGGGAACTTGCCCTTGAACCAAGATCAGATTATTTTCTTCGTCGACTAGCACAATTTTTAAATTTTCAACAGTAACTCGGTCGACACCCATATGACTTGCTCTTTTACCACCGGGCAAACAACGACCTGGGGTAGAACGCATTCCGGTCGATCCAGCATGTCGATGAAATCCTGAACCGTGAGCAGCAGGGCCACCGCCAAAGTTATGCAGCTTCATCACCCCTTGGTAACCCTTACCTTTGCTAACTCCCGTCACATCGAGATATCCAGCCTCTTTGAAAAGGTCTACTTTGAGTTCTTGCCCAAGAGAAAATTCGGCAGAATCTTCCACCCGAAACTCTCCAGAAAATCTGCGGGGCTCAACACCTGCTTTCGCATAGTGTCCTTGCAAGGGCTTTGACGTACGTCTTTTTACCGTGCGCGGATCATTTGCTTCAATTTTTTCAAACCCCAACTGAACAGCATTATAACCGTCTTTTGCTTTCGTTTTAAGCTGTGTCACCACATTGGGTTCGACTTCAATGACTGTGCAAACGATGAGGTTACCAGCTTCATCAAAACGCTGTGTCATCCCCCGTTTTTTACCCATTAATTTTATCGCCATGTGCGAATTCCTTTCATCAAAATTGAAACCATTAAACTAAAATACTATCAATTGAACGTATTCAAGAGTTATTCTCCCTGTTCTAGTGAAAAGGTGCACACGCGATGTGTTCTTTTCAGAGTGGAAGAGAGGAATTTTGGCTTTTAACCAACCTTTTTAGTCGCTTAAAAAGAGTAGACTATCAAAGTTTAGGATTTATCACAATGAGTTTTTCTCTCTGAAAGGGAAAAAATTAATTCTTTTATACTTTCGCCCTCTTTTTTCTTTCTAGAAAAGGCTTTTTACGTCAACTTGAACACCTAATTTATTCCAGCATTAACCTAGGCTTTTCCAGTATGCTTCCTGCAAGGCACCCCTTTTTAAACCCTATTTTTAAGCTGAACTAGGGACTTTACAAGTGAAGCTGCAAACTGTTTGGGACGGCATCCCTAACAGGCTTTTTTTCGCGGAAAAAAGTTACCTTTCGGCTAAGTTAAAAAGCTGAAGAATGGGAGAAAAATTTAAAATTCAGACGGGCAAAGAGCTAAGTTTTACCAAGCTTTCTAAACCCCACCG
The Parachlamydia sp. AcF125 genome window above contains:
- the rplN gene encoding 50S ribosomal protein L14; translation: MIQQETKLKVADNSGAKRVKCFKVLGGSKRRYASVGDIIVCSVQEVEPGASVKKGDVVKAVIVRTTADITREDGTVLRFDTNSCVLIDEKKNPIGTRIFGPVARELRAEFLKIVSLAPEVI
- the rpsQ gene encoding 30S ribosomal protein S17; this translates as MQENQSKRKVKKGTVLSNKMEKTVVVQVSRTYPHPRYGKVVTRNKKYYAHNELRPLQVGEQVTIEETRPLSKLKRWRVVA
- the rpmC gene encoding 50S ribosomal protein L29, with the protein product MSKARELINQSLDELQASLSDKQKELYALVVAKKNTKKLEKPHRIPSLKKDIARLHTVIHAKTLQEQSHAV
- the rplP gene encoding 50S ribosomal protein L16 codes for the protein MALMPKRTKFRKLQKGHFSGISKGGCFVHFGEFGIQVLERAWVTAQQIEACRVAINRYFQRRGKVWIRIFPDKPVTKKPAEVRMGKGKGAVDHWVAVVKPGRILFEVGNVPKVLAQNALRRAAAKLGIKTRFVERVEQV
- the rpsC gene encoding 30S ribosomal protein S3, encoding MGQKANPIGLRLIRNRKWRSKWFANKLEFGSHVIEDHRIREYLMKKPACVGTSQIRICRMSDKIEITICTARPGLVIGKKGAEIDTLKTELFKLTGKEVWIEVEEIKRPDLDAKIVADGIAKQLERRIAFRRAMKKAMQSAIDAGALGIKVQVSGRLGGAEIARTEWYKEGSTPLHTLRADIDFAYGRAETTYGSIGVKVWIYRGEDTQPTRQPTE
- the rplV gene encoding 50S ribosomal protein L22, translating into MNYAKALSKYIRISPRKARLAAGLIRGKSVPDALVQLQFSGLRAGRLLKKTLDSAVANAESQHDLRREQLKVAEVRIDAGPIIKRAKPKNRGGRHPIMKRTSHFTVVVSAE
- the rpsS gene encoding 30S ribosomal protein S19, translating into MARSLKKGPFVAHHLKKKVDDQNKAGTKKSIKTWSRSSMIVPEMIGHTFEVHNGRKFISVFVSENMVGHRLGEFSPTRLFKGHPIKK
- the rplB gene encoding 50S ribosomal protein L2, coding for MLKKYRPITPGTRQLVLPLNEKLTRANDYSKATVKPEKSLLSPKKRTNGRNNNGHITCRHKGGGHKRQYRLVDFKRDKENIPAVVNSVEYDPNRSAYIALLHYADGEKRYVIAPEGLKKGDKVQTSDQAPFRTGNCMRMMAMPLGSIIHNIEMIPGKGGKLVRSAGLSAQLMARSGGYVTVRMPSGEVRMFNEKCRATFGAVSNSEHNLRVEGKAGRKRWQGIRPTVRGTAMNPVDHPHGGGEGKHKGNIPQTPWAQCTRGLRTRSLKKSNKFIVKDRRKK
- the rplW gene encoding 50S ribosomal protein L23 is translated as MANKNPYHVVKGPHVTEKSVMLQGLKNATSNRSLAACESPKYVFIVDRKANKQEIARAVEEIYSEKNIKVVAVNTINVKPKARRVRGRMGNKPGFKKAVVTLEAGDNLDNV
- the rplD gene encoding 50S ribosomal protein L4, with amino-acid sequence MALLKVFDIKGNEVGELEVDSAFAEAQINSQVVKDYITALRANARQWSANTKGRSEVKHSTKKPHPQKGGGRARQGSLVAPQYRGGGRVFGPKPKFDQHVRINKKERKAVIRFLIGEKIRNNALTIVQDFHMEEPQTKHVAQFLEKQGINGRTLFIGEGNFVQVGDENDSKKVSVRCEQHDNFIKSIRNLQKVEFALTSHVSGYDVIVAKNMIVGASALEQLKEWLC
- the rplC gene encoding 50S ribosomal protein L3, which gives rise to MAIKLMGKKRGMTQRFDEAGNLIVCTVIEVEPNVVTQLKTKAKDGYNAVQLGFEKIEANDPRTVKRRTSKPLQGHYAKAGVEPRRFSGEFRVEDSAEFSLGQELKVDLFKEAGYLDVTGVSKGKGYQGVMKLHNFGGGPAAHGSGFHRHAGSTGMRSTPGRCLPGGKRASHMGVDRVTVENLKIVLVDEENNLILVQGQVPGAYDSLLFLRKARKKRSAK